ATTTTTGTTTTTTCTCCAAATTTTGGTTTAGGGTTTGCAAGCGAGATTAGTTCCCCCAATCTAACAATACTACTAATATTCCCACCATCTGTTCCGCCTGCGAAAAGAATTATGTCCGGACGAAGAATTCTTATCAACTGCATCTTTTCTATTGAAGAGCGGTTATCATTTATTGCGAAAGTATCAAGGATAACCCCACCTGAACCAAAAGCTGTGCGTTTTGCACTACTTGCAGAATCAAACAAAGTTAAACCAAAAACTAAAATCTGCAGTCCACCGCCAGCGCTGCTGGTAGTTAAATAAATCGTATTATTCGGGAAATGTAATTCTTCAGGTATTGCATTATCAGAAAGAATTTTTTGCGAAATATTTTCTTCTAATTTTCTAATAGAGTTATAAATTCCAATTTTTACATCCTCAACAGGTTTTTCAACAGTCGTGGGAATATGTTCTAATCCTATAAGTTTATATTTATTATTTTGTTTTTGAAACAAGACTGCCTTTGTCGTGGTGCTACCAATGTCAGTTATGATAATGTTCTTTTTATCAATCATTTTTCTCCTCTCATTTTTTGATTTTAAGATTATTTTGGAGTGCCTGCCTTCGCGTAGCTACGGCGAAGCAAGGCGAAAACGAACTCCGATATATCGGAGTGAACTTTTCGCTACTAGCTTTATGCTAGAAGTTCGTAGTCCCGACTAGTTCGGAACTCCTCATTTCAGCACTTCAAGTATATATTACCCCTTTAATCCACTTGTAACAAAGCTTGATATGATTTGCCTTTGAGCAAAAAGGAATAATATCAAAAGTGGTACAATGGAGAAAGTAGAGGCAGACATAAGAAGTGCAGTATGAGATGATGACTCTTGTGCAAAGTAAGAAAGTCCAACCTGTAATACTCTTATGTTCTCACTACTGGTCATTACAAGTGGCCACATAAAGCTATTCCAACTACCAATTATTGAAAAGATTGCTGTCGTAGCCAGAATAGGTTTTGAAATTGGCAATATAATTTTC
This sequence is a window from Candidatus Cloacimonadota bacterium. Protein-coding genes within it:
- a CDS encoding glutamate mutase L, whose product is MIDKKNIIITDIGSTTTKAVLFQKQNNKYKLIGLEHIPTTVEKPVEDVKIGIYNSIRKLEENISQKILSDNAIPEELHFPNNTIYLTTSSAGGGLQILVFGLTLFDSASSAKRTAFGSGGVILDTFAINDNRSSIEKMQLIRILRPDIILFAGGTDGGNISSIVRLGELISLANPKPKFGEKTK